The following DNA comes from Cedecea neteri.
ATTAACGCCGCCGGGGAAGCACATATGGTGGACGTGTCCGCCAAGGCTGAGACGGTTCGTGAGGCCCGCGCAGAGGCGTTTGTTACCATGCAGCCGGCAACGCTGGCGATGATTGTCGACGGCAGTCACCACAAAGGTGACGTTTTTGCCACCGCGCGTATCGCGGGGATCCAGGCCGCTAAACGTACATGGGAATTGATCCCGCTTTGCCATCCGCTTTTATTGAGCAAAGTAGAAGTGCAGCTTGAGGCTCAGACCGAGCAAAACCGCGTCCGCATCGAGTCCGTATGCCGCCTGACGGGAAAAACCGGCGTAGAAATGGAAGCATTGACTGCGGCCTCCGTCGCCGCGTTGACCATTTATGATATGTGCAAGGCCGTGCAAAAAGACATGGTTATCGGCCCTGTACGTTTGCTGGAAAAAAGCGGCGGAAAATCCGGCGATTTTAAGGTGGAAAACGATGCTTAATGTTCTGTTTTTTGCCCAGGTACGCGAACTGGTCGGCTGCGATAGCCTGGCGCTGGATGAAGCTTACGGCGATGTGGAGCAACTGCGTGCGGCATTGGCCGACAGAGGCAGTCGCTGGGCGCTGGCGCTGGAGTCCGGCAAGCTGCTGGCCGCGGTCAATCAAACGCTGGTGAGCTTTGATCATCCGCTGGCGAAGGGTGATGAAGTGGCCTTTTTCCCACCGGTGACCGGAGGTTAAATGGACAGCACCCGTATCATTGTTGGCCGTGAGAATTTTAACGTCGGCGAAGAGTATCAGTGGCTTTCTCAGTGCGATGAAGACGGCGCAGTCGTGACCTTCACCGGCAAAGTACGCAATCATAACCTTGGTGACAGCGTGAGTGCCCTGACGCTTGAACATTATCCGGGCATGACCGAAAAAGCGCTGGCTGAGATTGTCGCCGAGGCCAGAAGCCGTTGGCCGTTGCAGCGAGTGACGGTGATCCACCGCATCGGCGAACTGTGGCCAGGCGATGAAATTGTCTTTGTCGGCGTGACGGGCGCGCACCGCAGTTCGGCGTTTGAAGCCGCCCAGTTCATCATGGATTACCTGAAAACCCGCGCCCCGTTCTGGAAACGTGAAGCGACCGCCGAAGGCGACCGCTGGGTCGAAGCCCGGGACAGCGATAAACAGGCGGCTAAACGCTGGTAGGCTACGCGGTCTGCGGGATGTGTTAATCTTAAAGCGGGTGAGCCAAACAGCTCGCGTCAGAAGCTTAATTCACAACACAGAGGAAGCATCATGGACCGATTCCCGCGTCCCAATGAGACTATCGTGCAGCGTGCCAATACGGGCCTTCAGACCTTTATGGCGCAAGTTTACGGCTGGATGACCTGCGGTCTGCTTTTAACCGCCTTTATCGCGTGGTATGCGGCGAATACCCCGGCGGTGATGGAGTTTGTCTTCTCCAGTAAAATCACTTTCTTTGGTCTGATCATCGTTCAACTGGGGCTGGTCTTTGTGCTCTCCGGCATGGTGCACAAGCTGAGCGCCGGCGTGGCAACCTCGCTGTTTATGCTTTACTCGGCGCTGACTGGGTTGACCATGGCGAGCATTTTCCTGGTTTATACCTATTCGTCTATCGCCAGCACGTTTGTAGTGGCGGGCGGGATGTTTGGCGCCATGAGCCTCTATGGCTATACCACCAAACGTGACCTGAGCGGCTTCGGCAACATGCTGTTTATGGCGCTGATCGGGATTGTGCTGGCTTCGCTGGTTAACTTCTGGCTGAAAAGCGATGCGCTCATGTGGGCCATCACCTACATCGGCGTGGTGGTGTTTGTGGGCTTGACCGCGTACGACACGCAGAAACTGAAAAATATCGGCGAACAAATTGATACCCGCGACGCGCAAATGCTGCGTAAGTACTCAATTCTGGGTGCCCTGACGCTGTATCTGGACTTCATCAACCTGTTCCTGATGCTGCTGCGTATCTTCGGCAACCGCCGCTAATCTTCGCATTCCCTCTCCTTCGGGGGAGGGAGTTTCCCCGCAGTTTTGCTTTTCCTCGCGCGACTTTTACCTGCCTGAACGGAAATATATTGCAATATCTGTCACAAAAAGGGGGCGTATTGAGGAAATTTCCGTACACTTGCGTACTCTGATTAACAGGAAGAAATACTCCAGGAGATAAAACATGAAGTGGCAACAACGTGTAAGAGTGAGAACCGGACTGGGTTGCTGGCAGATTATGCTGCATCTTGCGGTGGTCGCTGCGCTGCTCGTTGGCTGGAAAACCGCGACCCTGATCCCCGTGGGCGTAGGGCTGTGCCTGCTTTATGTCGCTACCGTGGTGATGATGTTTATCTTCCAGCGTTTTCACACTGGCCTGCTGCGTGATATCGGTGACTTCCTTGAAGAGCTCACCACTACCTGGTATTTCGGTAACGCTATGATTGCGCTGTGGTTGCTGTCGCGCGTGGTGCAGAGTCACCTGATTCTGGCGCTCGCCGGCCTGGCAATGCTCGCCGGGCCAGCTATCTTCTCTCTGCTCGCGAAAGACAAATCACGCAATCTTACGCCTAAACATCCAGTACGCCGCTGAACCCGTTGTGGCCGCAATTACCAGCAGCGGCCACAAACTCTGCCAGACAATCCCAAAGCTCGCATCCTTCAGGTAAATCTGTTTCGTAATGTCGGTAAAATGGCGAATCGGGTTTATCCACGTTAAATCCTGCAGCCACACCGGCATGTTTTCTACCGGCGAGACATAGCCAGAGAGCAGGATCGCCGGCATCATAAAGACAAATACGCCAATAAACGCCTGCTGCTGGGTTGAGCAAAGGGCGGAAATCAGCAGCCCGAACCCCACCAACGACAGTCCGTAGATAATCATCGTGAAGTAGAACAGCAGCAGCGAGCCGGAGAAGGGGATGTGATACCCCCAGATACCAACCGCCAGCACAATGGTGGCCTGCACCAGCGCGACAATCTGCGCGGGAACCGCTTTGCCAATAAAAATTTGCCAGGTGGCCAGGGGCGAAACCAACAGCTGATCGAGCGTGCCTTGCTCGCGTTCGCGGGCAACCGAAAGGGAAGTCACAATCATCACGCCGATGGTGGTAATCATCGCAATCAGCGACGGAACCACAAACCATTTGTAATCGAGGTTGGGGTTATACCAGTTGCGAATAGTCAGCTCGCTGTTGTTGGGTTTGGGCTGGCCGGTCATCAGCTCTTGCTGATAGTTATTGACGATTTGCTGGAGGTAATTCGCCGCAATCTGCGCGCTGTTTGAGTTACGCCCGTCGAGCAGAATTTGCAGTTTCGCCGGATTCTGACTGGCAATATCACGCGAGAAATTCGCCGGGAAGCGAATCAGCAGCAGCGCTTTTTGGTTGTCTATTGTCGGCTGTACCTCCTGCGGGCTTTTCAGTAGCAGCACGTGGCTGAAGGCGCTGGCACGGGCAAAGCGCTGGGTTAGCTCAATCGAGTGGCTGCCGTTGTCTTCGTTATAGATAGCGATGGTGGCATTGGTGACCTCGAGCGTGGCGGCAAACGGGAACAAAAGCACCTGCAGCAGCACCGGCAAAATCAGGATGGCGCGGGTCTGCGGCTCGCGCAGCAGCGACTGCAGCTCTTTGCGAATCAACGTCCATAAACGATAAAACATGCTTTCTCCCTTAATCGAGCCGACGTTTGGTTTTCAGCGCCGTCAGGCCGATAAACATCACCGCCGAGGCAATCAAAAACAGCGTGTTGACGATCAACACCGAGGTGATGTTCCCCGCCAGGAACAGGCTTTGCAGGGTGCTGACGAAGTAGCGCGCCGGGATGACGTAAGTCACCGCCCGGATAATCGCTGGCATGCTGTCTATCTGGAAAATAAAGCCCGACAGCATGATGGACGGTAAAAATGCGGCGTTCAGCGCGACCTGCGCGGCGTTGAACTGGTTACGTGTAATGGTGGAGATCAGCAGCCCCATGCCCAGCGTGCTGAGTAAAAACAGGCTGGTGATCAGAAACAGCAGCACCAGCGAGCCGCGCCACGGTACGCCGAGAATAAACACCGTCACCAGCATACAAAGCAGCATGGCTAACATCCCCAGCACATAATAGGGCACCAGCTTGCAGAGCAGCAGTTCGGTCTTCGTCACCTGCGTGGAAAGCAGGGCCTCCATAGTGCCGCGCTCCCATTCCCTGGCCACGACCAGAGAGGTCAGGATCGCGCCAATGACCGTCATGATGATGGTCACCGCGCCGGGAATAATAAAGTGCTGGCTGATGGCCGCGGGGTTAAACCAATAGCGCAGCTGCACGTCGATTAGGGGCTCAAAATGCTCCCCGCGATCTTCCGCCCGCTGCTGTTGCCAAAGCTGCCAGATCCCCTGCATATAGCCCTGAACAAAGTTAGCCGTATTGGGCTCGCTGCCGTCGGTGATCACCTGAATCGGGGCCGTGGCACCGGGGCGGGCCATGTTCTGGGCAAAGTCAGGAGGAATAGTCACCATGCCGCGAATTTTCCCGGCCTGCATCAGTTGAATCAGCTGCTCGCGGTTATCGCTGATGGTGGGTTCAATAAACGGCGAGGCGCTGATGGCGTGGGTGAAGTCCAGCGCATCCTCGC
Coding sequences within:
- the moaD gene encoding molybdopterin synthase sulfur carrier subunit, yielding MLNVLFFAQVRELVGCDSLALDEAYGDVEQLRAALADRGSRWALALESGKLLAAVNQTLVSFDHPLAKGDEVAFFPPVTGG
- a CDS encoding Bax inhibitor-1 family protein, with protein sequence MDRFPRPNETIVQRANTGLQTFMAQVYGWMTCGLLLTAFIAWYAANTPAVMEFVFSSKITFFGLIIVQLGLVFVLSGMVHKLSAGVATSLFMLYSALTGLTMASIFLVYTYSSIASTFVVAGGMFGAMSLYGYTTKRDLSGFGNMLFMALIGIVLASLVNFWLKSDALMWAITYIGVVVFVGLTAYDTQKLKNIGEQIDTRDAQMLRKYSILGALTLYLDFINLFLMLLRIFGNRR
- a CDS encoding ABC transporter permease, yielding MFYRLWTLIRKELQSLLREPQTRAILILPVLLQVLLFPFAATLEVTNATIAIYNEDNGSHSIELTQRFARASAFSHVLLLKSPQEVQPTIDNQKALLLIRFPANFSRDIASQNPAKLQILLDGRNSNSAQIAANYLQQIVNNYQQELMTGQPKPNNSELTIRNWYNPNLDYKWFVVPSLIAMITTIGVMIVTSLSVAREREQGTLDQLLVSPLATWQIFIGKAVPAQIVALVQATIVLAVGIWGYHIPFSGSLLLFYFTMIIYGLSLVGFGLLISALCSTQQQAFIGVFVFMMPAILLSGYVSPVENMPVWLQDLTWINPIRHFTDITKQIYLKDASFGIVWQSLWPLLVIAATTGSAAYWMFRRKIA
- a CDS encoding YbhQ family protein translates to MKWQQRVRVRTGLGCWQIMLHLAVVAALLVGWKTATLIPVGVGLCLLYVATVVMMFIFQRFHTGLLRDIGDFLEELTTTWYFGNAMIALWLLSRVVQSHLILALAGLAMLAGPAIFSLLAKDKSRNLTPKHPVRR
- the moaC gene encoding cyclic pyranopterin monophosphate synthase MoaC; this translates as MSHLTHINAAGEAHMVDVSAKAETVREARAEAFVTMQPATLAMIVDGSHHKGDVFATARIAGIQAAKRTWELIPLCHPLLLSKVEVQLEAQTEQNRVRIESVCRLTGKTGVEMEALTAASVAALTIYDMCKAVQKDMVIGPVRLLEKSGGKSGDFKVENDA
- the moaE gene encoding molybdopterin synthase catalytic subunit MoaE — its product is MDSTRIIVGRENFNVGEEYQWLSQCDEDGAVVTFTGKVRNHNLGDSVSALTLEHYPGMTEKALAEIVAEARSRWPLQRVTVIHRIGELWPGDEIVFVGVTGAHRSSAFEAAQFIMDYLKTRAPFWKREATAEGDRWVEARDSDKQAAKRW
- a CDS encoding ABC transporter permease, translating into MSEHSQRISWRRVRALCVKETRQIVRDPSSWLIAVVIPLLLLFIFGYGINLDSSRLHVGVLIEQQSEDALDFTHAISASPFIEPTISDNREQLIQLMQAGKIRGMVTIPPDFAQNMARPGATAPIQVITDGSEPNTANFVQGYMQGIWQLWQQQRAEDRGEHFEPLIDVQLRYWFNPAAISQHFIIPGAVTIIMTVIGAILTSLVVAREWERGTMEALLSTQVTKTELLLCKLVPYYVLGMLAMLLCMLVTVFILGVPWRGSLVLLFLITSLFLLSTLGMGLLISTITRNQFNAAQVALNAAFLPSIMLSGFIFQIDSMPAIIRAVTYVIPARYFVSTLQSLFLAGNITSVLIVNTLFLIASAVMFIGLTALKTKRRLD